One Symphalangus syndactylus isolate Jambi chromosome 10, NHGRI_mSymSyn1-v2.1_pri, whole genome shotgun sequence genomic region harbors:
- the LOC129491637 gene encoding COMM domain-containing protein 5-like — protein MFTFHILTLVWPPFSCIGWGSVAPGICIWDRPPRLANQGGSSSSVCCGGHSSVLHHPGDSHSGRVSFLGAQLPPEVEAMAQLLGDLNRSMVRKWMKFVVSSLKGEDCREAVQCLGVSANLPQEWLGALLAGVHTLLQQALHLPPTSLKPNTFRDQLQELCSPQDLVGDLASVVFGSQRPLLHSVAQQQGAWLPHVADFQWGVDVTISTSALARSLQPGVLMQLKLSDGLAYRFEVPIAKFQELRYSVALVLKEMADLEKRCECSLQD, from the coding sequence GCCCCCTTTTAGCTGCATCGGCTGGGGATCGGTGGCACCAGGTATCTGCATCTGGGACCGACCCCCTAGGCTGGCTAATCAAGGAGGAAGCAGCAGCAGTGTCTGCTGTGGGGGACACAGCTCTGTATTGCATCATCCTGGTGATAGTCACAGTGGCCGAGTGAGTTTTTTGGGGGCCCAGCTTCCTCCAGAGGTGGAAGCAATGGCCCAGCTACTAGGGGACCTAAATAGGAGCATGGTCAGAAAGTGGATGAAGTTTGTGGTCAGCAGCCTGAAAGGGGAGGACTGCCGAGAGGCTGTGCAGTGTCTTGGGGTCAGCGCCAACCTGCCGCAGGAGTGGCTGGGTGCCCTGCTGGCAGGCGTGCACACGCTGCTCCAGCAGGCCCTCCATCTGCCCCCCACCAGCCTGAAGCCCAACACCTTCAGGGACCAGCTCCAGGAGCTCTGCAGCCCCCAAGACCTGGTCGGGGACTTGGCCAGCGTGGTATTTGGGAGCCAGCGGCCCCTCCTTCATTCTGTGGCCCAGCAGCAGGGGGCCTGGCTGCCCCATGTTGCTGACTTTCAGTGGGGGGTGGATGTGACAATCTCCACCAGTGCCCTGGCTCGCTCCCTGCAGCCGGGGGTCCTGATGCAGCTGAAGCTTTCAGATGGGTTAGCATACCGCTTCGAGGTCCCCATAGCCAAGTTCCAGGAGCTGCGGTACAGCGTGGCCCTGGTCCTAAAGGAGATGGCAGATCTGGAGAAGAGGTGTGAGTGTAGCCTGCAGGACTGA